In one Erythrobacteraceae bacterium WH01K genomic region, the following are encoded:
- the uxaC gene encoding glucuronate isomerase: MTRPLHLDDDGLFPPDPGVRLIARQLYSEVSGLPIISPHGHTDPEWFATNEPFGNASELLLHPDHYLFRMLYSQGISLEALGIGGRDADPRESWRLLAENYHLFRGTPSRIWLDWVFAKSFGIGVRLDAETADFYFDTISEALQTEPFRPRALFERYGLEVLATTESPIDTLEHHRAIRESGWDGRVITAYRPDPVVDPHFEGFAQNLATFAELTGEDTQGWSGYLAAHRKRRAFFKEMGATSTDHGHPTATTANLSPADAAALFDTVKSGRASPKEAEVFRGQMLTEMAAMSIDDGLVMQIHPGSFRNHNRLLFNSFGRDKGADIPTRTDYVHALQPLLDRFGNEPDFSIILFTLDESSYARELAPLAGHYPCLKLGPAWWFHDSPEGMRRFRLMTTETAGFYNTVGFNDDTRAFLSIPARHDVARRIDCGFLAQLVAEHRIEDWEAADVARDLAYNLAKRAYRL; the protein is encoded by the coding sequence ATGACCCGCCCACTTCACCTGGATGACGACGGGCTCTTCCCGCCTGATCCGGGCGTCCGTCTGATCGCCCGCCAGCTCTATTCCGAAGTATCCGGTTTACCCATCATATCGCCCCACGGGCATACCGATCCGGAATGGTTCGCGACCAACGAGCCTTTCGGCAATGCGTCCGAATTACTGCTGCATCCCGACCACTACCTTTTCCGGATGCTCTATTCGCAGGGCATTTCTCTCGAGGCCCTAGGCATTGGCGGCCGCGATGCCGACCCCCGCGAATCCTGGCGCTTGCTGGCAGAAAATTACCATCTGTTTCGCGGTACGCCCTCGCGCATATGGCTAGATTGGGTCTTCGCCAAATCCTTCGGTATCGGGGTGCGTCTCGACGCAGAAACCGCGGACTTCTATTTCGACACGATCTCGGAAGCCTTGCAGACCGAGCCTTTCCGTCCTCGCGCCCTGTTCGAGCGCTACGGCCTGGAAGTACTCGCCACGACCGAAAGCCCGATAGATACGCTGGAGCACCACAGGGCAATCAGGGAGAGCGGTTGGGACGGGCGCGTCATTACCGCCTATCGTCCCGACCCTGTCGTCGATCCCCATTTCGAGGGTTTCGCGCAGAACCTTGCGACATTTGCCGAACTGACCGGCGAAGATACCCAAGGCTGGTCGGGCTATCTCGCTGCGCATCGCAAGCGGCGGGCATTCTTCAAGGAAATGGGCGCGACCTCGACCGACCACGGCCATCCGACCGCGACCACGGCCAACCTTTCCCCCGCAGATGCGGCCGCGCTGTTCGACACGGTGAAAAGCGGAAGGGCATCGCCAAAGGAAGCGGAAGTTTTCCGCGGCCAGATGCTGACGGAAATGGCGGCGATGAGCATCGACGATGGATTGGTGATGCAGATTCACCCGGGCAGTTTCCGCAATCACAACAGGCTGTTGTTCAACAGTTTCGGTAGGGACAAGGGCGCCGATATCCCGACACGCACCGATTACGTGCACGCATTGCAGCCGCTGCTCGACCGATTCGGCAACGAACCTGACTTTTCGATCATCCTGTTTACCCTGGACGAAAGCAGCTATGCGCGCGAACTCGCACCCTTGGCCGGACATTACCCCTGCCTCAAGCTGGGACCGGCCTGGTGGTTTCACGATAGCCCCGAAGGCATGCGCCGCTTCCGGTTGATGACGACGGAAACGGCGGGTTTCTACAACACCGTCGGCTTCAACGACGATACCCGCGCCTTCCTTTCGATACCGGCACGCCACGATGTCGCCCGCAGGATCGATTGCGGTTTCCTCGCCCAATTGGTGGCGGAACATCGGATCGAGGATTGGGAGGCCGCTGACGTCGCGCGCGATCTTGCGTATAATCTCGCCAAGCGGGCATACCGCCTGTGA
- a CDS encoding mannitol dehydrogenase family protein → MRLNSQTIARLPADIARFAYDRTGQSIGIVHFGIGAFHRAHMASYTDLAMNAGERDWMISGVSLRSRSVAERLNPQEGLFTLTERAGDNASTRLVGSVAEVLYAPDQADEVISRIADPACQIVSFTVTEKGYARREGNLLNLQLAEASFYPLLSSALERRRKKGLPGVTLLSCDNLPDNGRVLRTLFAQWLAARNPDMIEWFQAHCSVPSTMIDRIVPRTDEQDLAWLEGLIGMQDPGAVFTERFSQWVIEDDFAGRRPAWENHGAQLVEDVRSYETAKLRMLNGAHSMIAYCGLQAGYEFVHEAVADPILRRKAERLMREEALPTISPAEGQDLEAYADTLMERFADPALRHRLSQIAMDGTQKIPQRWLDTLVDLEEAGGVPEAIPTGIDAWLWHIEDRRFVDDPRKVELHEALLQDGREAVLSLCFLGHNANAAIWPGYTELLPRLVMLTDGR, encoded by the coding sequence GTGAGATTGAACTCGCAAACGATCGCTCGTCTGCCCGCTGATATCGCGCGGTTCGCTTACGATCGAACCGGGCAGTCGATCGGCATCGTCCATTTCGGGATCGGAGCGTTCCATCGCGCGCACATGGCGAGCTACACCGATCTGGCGATGAACGCCGGAGAGCGTGACTGGATGATCAGCGGCGTCTCGCTGCGTTCTCGCTCCGTTGCAGAACGGCTTAATCCCCAAGAGGGTCTGTTTACGCTGACCGAGCGCGCGGGGGACAATGCTTCGACGCGGCTGGTCGGCTCCGTTGCAGAGGTTCTCTATGCGCCGGACCAAGCAGACGAGGTGATTTCGCGCATCGCAGATCCCGCCTGCCAGATCGTGAGTTTCACGGTCACCGAGAAAGGCTATGCCCGACGCGAAGGCAATTTGCTTAATCTCCAACTGGCAGAGGCCAGCTTCTATCCGCTTCTGTCCAGCGCCCTGGAAAGACGCCGGAAGAAGGGATTACCCGGAGTAACCCTGCTTTCCTGCGATAATCTGCCTGACAATGGCCGCGTGCTTCGAACGCTCTTCGCACAGTGGCTGGCAGCGCGAAACCCGGACATGATAGAATGGTTTCAGGCGCATTGCAGCGTTCCCTCGACAATGATCGACCGGATCGTTCCGCGCACCGATGAACAGGACCTCGCATGGCTGGAAGGCCTGATCGGAATGCAGGATCCCGGTGCCGTCTTCACGGAACGTTTTAGCCAATGGGTGATCGAGGACGATTTTGCAGGTCGGCGACCTGCCTGGGAAAATCATGGCGCACAACTTGTCGAGGACGTGAGATCTTACGAAACCGCCAAACTGCGGATGCTCAATGGTGCTCATTCGATGATTGCATATTGCGGTTTGCAGGCAGGGTACGAATTTGTTCATGAAGCCGTCGCGGACCCGATACTGCGCCGGAAGGCCGAACGCCTGATGCGCGAGGAAGCCTTGCCAACCATCTCTCCGGCAGAGGGGCAGGATCTCGAAGCATATGCCGACACCCTGATGGAACGATTTGCCGATCCTGCCTTGCGTCACCGGCTGTCTCAGATTGCGATGGATGGCACCCAGAAGATACCGCAAAGATGGCTCGATACGTTGGTCGATCTTGAAGAGGCGGGTGGTGTTCCGGAAGCGATCCCGACGGGAATTGATGCCTGGCTGTGGCATATCGAAGACAGGCGGTTCGTCGACGATCCAAGGAAGGTCGAATTGCACGAGGCGCTGTTGCAAGACGGACGTGAGGCGGTGCTTTCCCTATGCTTTCTGGGTCACAATGCGAATGCCGCCATCTGGCCAGGCTATACCGAACTGTTGCCTCGCCTGGTCATGCTGACAGACGGAAGATAG
- a CDS encoding alcohol dehydrogenase catalytic domain-containing protein translates to MRAGLFERSQEAPTVVNVPDPSPGPDGVVLKVEATGACRSDWHGWMEYNSDIDLPNIPGHELADVIEMAGKNVKNWKVGEGVGIDAAPEALTNMDKFQSVGATVITSF, encoded by the coding sequence ATGAGAGCTGGCCTGTTCGAGAGATCCCAAGAAGCGCCAACGGTCGTGAACGTGCCGGATCCGTCGCCGGGCCCGGATGGTGTCGTCCTCAAGGTCGAGGCGACTGGCGCCTGCCGCAGCGACTGGCATGGTTGGATGGAGTACAATAGCGACATCGACCTCCCGAACATCCCCGGCCATGAGCTGGCGGATGTGATCGAGATGGCCGGGAAGAACGTAAAGAACTGGAAGGTCGGCGAAGGGGTCGGCATCGACGCTGCACCGGAAGCATTGACGAATATGGACAAATTCCAGTCCGTCGGCGCGACCGTGATAACGAGCTTCTG